One region of Bacillus pumilus genomic DNA includes:
- the glmM gene encoding phosphoglucosamine mutase: protein MGKYFGTDGVRGVANSELTPELAFKIGRFGGYVLTKDKERPKVLVGRDTRVSGHMLEGALVAGLLSIGAEVMRLGVISTPGVSYLTKAMDAEAGVMISASHNPVQDNGIKFFGGDGFKLSDEQENEIEQLMDQPVDQLPRPVGADLGTVNDYFEGGQKYLQFLKQTADEDFTGIHVALDCAHGATSSLATHLFADLDADVSTMGTSPNGLNINDGVGSTHPEALSAFMKEKGADIGLAFDGDGDRLIAVDEKGDIVDGDQIMYICARYLKGEGRLKDDTVVSTVMSNLGFYKALEKQGIKSIQTAVGDRYVVEAMKKDGYNVGGEQSGHLIFLDYNTTGDGMLSAIMLVNTLKATGKTLSELAAEMEKFPQLLVNVKVSDKYKVEENEKVKAVIQEVEKEMNGDGRILVRPSGTEPLVRVMAEAKTKELCDDYVTRITAVVKEEMGIE, encoded by the coding sequence ATGGGCAAGTACTTTGGAACTGATGGTGTAAGGGGTGTGGCGAATAGCGAATTAACGCCAGAGCTCGCATTTAAAATTGGGAGATTTGGCGGCTATGTGCTCACGAAGGATAAAGAACGTCCAAAGGTACTCGTTGGGCGAGACACACGTGTATCCGGTCATATGTTAGAAGGAGCGCTCGTTGCAGGCTTACTTTCAATTGGGGCTGAAGTAATGCGTCTGGGTGTGATCTCAACACCTGGAGTGTCTTATTTAACGAAAGCAATGGACGCAGAAGCGGGTGTCATGATCTCTGCTTCTCACAATCCAGTTCAAGATAACGGAATTAAATTCTTCGGCGGTGACGGCTTTAAGCTGTCTGATGAACAGGAGAATGAAATTGAGCAGCTGATGGATCAGCCGGTCGATCAATTGCCACGCCCAGTTGGAGCGGATCTTGGAACAGTAAATGACTACTTTGAAGGCGGTCAGAAATACTTGCAATTCTTGAAGCAGACAGCAGACGAGGATTTCACAGGTATTCACGTGGCGCTTGACTGTGCACACGGTGCAACCTCTTCTCTAGCGACACATTTATTTGCGGATTTAGATGCGGATGTGTCCACAATGGGAACATCACCAAACGGATTGAATATCAATGATGGTGTAGGCTCAACTCATCCAGAGGCGCTTTCTGCTTTTATGAAGGAGAAGGGTGCAGATATTGGTCTTGCGTTTGATGGTGACGGTGACCGTCTGATTGCTGTCGATGAAAAAGGTGATATTGTAGACGGCGATCAAATTATGTACATATGTGCACGTTATTTGAAGGGCGAAGGTCGATTAAAGGATGACACGGTCGTCTCTACGGTCATGAGTAACCTAGGTTTCTATAAAGCGCTCGAGAAACAAGGCATTAAGAGCATCCAAACCGCTGTTGGTGACCGCTATGTGGTTGAAGCGATGAAAAAGGATGGGTATAATGTCGGCGGTGAGCAATCAGGCCACTTGATTTTCCTTGATTACAATACGACAGGTGATGGCATGCTTTCTGCAATCATGCTTGTCAACACACTCAAAGCTACAGGAAAAACATTGTCAGAGCTTGCGGCTGAAATGGAGAAATTCCCGCAGCTTCTAGTGAATGTGAAAGTGTCTGATAAATATAAAGTAGAAGAAAATGAAAAGGTAAAAGCAGTGATTCAAGAGGTTGAAAAAGAGATGAACGGTGACGGCCGTATTCTTGTTCGTCCATCTGGAACAGAGCCGCTTGTACGTGTCATGGCAGAGGCGAAAACAAAAGAGCTATGTGATGATTATGTGACTCGAATTACGGCTGTTGTGAAGGAAGAAATGGGTATTGAGTAA
- the glmS gene encoding glutamine--fructose-6-phosphate transaminase (isomerizing) — MCGIVGYIGQNDAKEILLKGLEKLEYRGYDSAGIAVANEEGVHVFKEKGRIAELREVVDANVASSAGIGHTRWATHGVPSHLNAHPHQSASGRFTLVHNGVIENYVQLTREYLQDVTLKSDTDTEVVVQVIEQFVSRGLDTEEAFRQTLLQLKGSYAIALFDNENKETIYVAKNKSPLLVGFGEDFNVVASDAMAMLQVTNEYAELMDKEMVIVTKDEVIIKNLDGDIMTRPSYIAELDASDIEKGTYPHYMLKETDEQPLVMRKIIQEYQDENGKLSVAGDIASAVAEADRIYIVACGTSYHAGLVGKQYIEDWAKVPVEVHVASEFSYNMPLLSKKPLFIFLSQSGETADSRAVLVQVKELGHKALTITNVPGSTLSREADFTLLLHAGPEIAVASTKAYTAQIAVLAILASVAAELNGQSLDFDLVKELGIVANAMEALVDQKDEMEQIARDFFTVTRNAFFIGRGLDYYVCLEGSLKLKEISYIQAEGFAGGELKHGTIALIEEGTPVIALATQEHVNLSIRGNVKEVVARGANPCVISLKGLEDEGDRFVLPAVHPALAPLASVVPLQLIAYYAALHRGCDVDKPRNLAKSVTVE; from the coding sequence ATGTGTGGAATCGTAGGTTATATTGGTCAGAATGATGCGAAGGAAATCTTATTAAAGGGTTTAGAAAAGCTTGAGTACCGCGGGTATGACTCAGCAGGTATCGCTGTGGCAAACGAAGAAGGCGTGCACGTGTTCAAAGAAAAAGGACGTATCGCTGAGCTTCGTGAAGTTGTTGATGCAAACGTAGCATCTTCAGCTGGAATCGGACATACACGCTGGGCAACACACGGTGTACCAAGCCATCTAAACGCGCATCCGCATCAAAGTGCTTCTGGCCGTTTTACGCTTGTTCATAACGGTGTCATCGAGAACTATGTACAATTGACACGTGAATATTTACAAGACGTCACACTAAAAAGCGACACAGATACAGAGGTTGTTGTTCAAGTCATCGAACAATTTGTAAGCAGAGGTCTTGATACAGAGGAAGCTTTCCGTCAAACGCTTCTTCAACTAAAAGGCTCTTACGCAATTGCCCTTTTCGATAACGAAAACAAAGAAACAATCTATGTGGCGAAAAACAAAAGCCCATTATTGGTTGGTTTCGGAGAAGATTTCAACGTTGTAGCTTCTGACGCAATGGCGATGCTTCAAGTAACAAACGAATATGCGGAATTAATGGATAAAGAAATGGTCATTGTCACAAAAGACGAGGTGATCATCAAAAACCTTGACGGTGATATCATGACACGTCCTTCTTATATCGCTGAGCTAGACGCAAGCGACATCGAGAAAGGCACATATCCTCACTACATGTTAAAAGAAACGGATGAGCAGCCGCTTGTTATGCGCAAAATCATCCAAGAATATCAAGACGAAAACGGCAAGCTGTCAGTCGCTGGCGATATCGCAAGCGCAGTAGCAGAAGCAGACCGCATTTACATTGTGGCTTGTGGAACGAGCTACCATGCAGGACTTGTCGGTAAACAATACATTGAAGACTGGGCGAAAGTACCTGTAGAAGTCCATGTAGCAAGTGAATTCTCTTACAACATGCCGCTTCTATCGAAAAAACCGTTGTTCATCTTCCTTTCTCAATCTGGGGAGACTGCGGACAGCCGTGCTGTACTTGTTCAAGTCAAAGAGCTTGGTCATAAAGCATTAACGATCACAAACGTACCAGGATCTACGCTTTCTCGTGAAGCGGACTTCACATTGCTTCTTCATGCAGGACCTGAAATCGCAGTGGCTTCAACAAAAGCTTACACAGCGCAAATCGCTGTTCTTGCGATTCTTGCATCTGTTGCAGCTGAATTAAATGGTCAATCTCTTGACTTCGACCTTGTGAAAGAGCTTGGAATTGTAGCAAACGCAATGGAAGCCCTTGTCGATCAAAAGGATGAAATGGAACAAATCGCTCGTGACTTCTTCACAGTGACACGTAACGCATTCTTTATCGGAAGAGGACTTGACTACTATGTGTGCCTTGAAGGTTCACTAAAACTAAAAGAGATCTCTTACATCCAAGCAGAAGGCTTTGCTGGCGGAGAACTCAAACACGGCACCATTGCTTTAATTGAAGAAGGCACACCGGTCATTGCCCTTGCAACGCAAGAGCACGTGAACCTCAGCATTCGCGGTAACGTCAAAGAAGTCGTTGCACGCGGCGCAAACCCATGTGTCATCTCACTAAAAGGCTTAGAAGACGAAGGCGACCGTTTCGTCCTTCCAGCTGTACATCCAGCACTTGCACCACTTGCATCTGTTGTTCCATTACAGCTAATCGCTTACTACGCAGCACTTCACCGCGGGTGTGATGTGGATAAACCACGTAACCTTGCGAAGAGTGTGACGGTGGAGTAG
- a CDS encoding PLD nuclease N-terminal domain-containing protein: protein MDMKMILPLILLQAILMVIGLFDLLKRDPSRIRGEVKWVWALVIVFVASAGPIAYFIFGRKQS, encoded by the coding sequence ATGGATATGAAGATGATTTTACCTCTCATTTTGCTGCAAGCGATTTTAATGGTGATTGGTTTGTTTGATTTGCTGAAAAGAGATCCGTCGAGAATCAGGGGAGAAGTGAAGTGGGTTTGGGCTTTGGTGATTGTGTTTGTGGCGAGTGCCGGTCCTATTGCGTATTTCATTTTTGGTCGTAAACAATCTTAG
- a CDS encoding ATP-binding cassette domain-containing protein yields MNMLECHELTKSYGPNEVLKNVSFSVGEVGCVGFLGANGAGKTTTIRILTGLARPTSGVVKVAGLDVTKDMDDISHVIGCCPQQPAFYQDMTGQEWMHWVGGLFQLEKNIIRSKTEELLKLCRIYEAKDRAIGSYSGGMKQRLAIAQALINSPKVLILDEPVSALDPMGRKDVLTLIERLKHEMLIFMSTHILDDIERVADHIIMINSGKIEMSSSMKQIKEDYIQPVIEFQLEQQNTKLVALLKERDWVEECIETGDAYQVRVNDQQMALKELPRLITEAGGVLLHYRLSKLTLEDIFMKVVTA; encoded by the coding sequence TTGAATATGCTGGAGTGTCATGAGCTGACGAAATCGTATGGCCCGAATGAAGTTTTAAAAAATGTCTCGTTTTCTGTTGGGGAGGTTGGATGTGTCGGCTTTTTAGGAGCCAATGGTGCGGGGAAGACAACGACGATTCGGATTTTGACGGGGCTTGCTCGTCCTACGTCTGGCGTCGTGAAGGTGGCGGGTTTGGATGTGACAAAAGACATGGATGACATTAGTCATGTGATTGGCTGTTGTCCGCAGCAGCCTGCATTTTATCAGGATATGACGGGGCAGGAGTGGATGCATTGGGTTGGCGGGTTATTTCAATTAGAGAAAAACATCATTCGATCCAAAACAGAGGAGCTGTTGAAGCTTTGCCGGATATATGAGGCGAAGGATCGTGCCATTGGCAGCTATAGCGGAGGGATGAAGCAAAGGCTTGCCATTGCGCAGGCACTTATCAACAGCCCGAAGGTTCTGATCTTGGATGAGCCTGTGTCTGCACTTGATCCAATGGGAAGGAAAGATGTCCTGACTTTGATTGAGCGTCTAAAGCATGAGATGTTGATCTTTATGTCGACCCATATTTTAGACGACATTGAACGAGTGGCGGATCATATTATCATGATCAACAGTGGAAAAATTGAGATGTCCTCTTCGATGAAACAGATCAAAGAAGACTATATCCAGCCAGTGATTGAATTTCAATTAGAACAACAGAATACGAAACTAGTGGCTTTGTTAAAGGAGCGGGATTGGGTGGAGGAATGCATTGAAACAGGAGACGCTTATCAGGTGCGAGTCAACGATCAACAAATGGCATTGAAGGAGCTGCCTCGTCTCATCACTGAAGCTGGCGGTGTTCTCCTCCATTATCGACTATCTAAGCTGACGCTTGAAGATATTTTCATGAAGGTTGTGACGGCGTGA
- a CDS encoding ABC transporter permease subunit — MMMFKKEFRELFTSYKMLFVPIIFTILMITQPITLKMLPDLLSKSANLPEGSTFYIPEPSAGEALASALSKFDSLGVFILIMIVMGTIAGERASGVTAMIMVKPISRLSYYVSKICAYACLTLFSLVVAVLASVYYVDIQFGHLDWVNVVKGTLLYYPNLLLIVVSTICASAFFTRSVTAGGVSLLINLILFTVPSFYEDTLGKFAPKGVTSAAEEMIHRGTYSDQALTSLLGVSVLISFFFLIGWFLFRKQEL; from the coding sequence GTGATGATGTTTAAAAAGGAATTTAGGGAGTTATTCACTAGTTATAAAATGTTATTTGTGCCGATTATTTTTACGATTTTAATGATCACACAGCCTATTACGCTTAAAATGCTGCCGGATCTTTTGTCGAAATCAGCGAATCTACCTGAAGGGTCCACATTTTATATACCAGAGCCTAGCGCTGGTGAGGCTTTAGCGAGTGCATTGAGTAAGTTCGATTCGCTTGGCGTTTTTATTCTCATTATGATCGTGATGGGGACGATCGCAGGAGAGCGTGCCTCTGGGGTGACGGCGATGATTATGGTGAAACCGATCAGTCGATTGAGTTACTATGTCTCGAAAATATGCGCCTATGCTTGTTTGACCTTGTTTAGTTTGGTGGTTGCGGTGCTTGCCTCCGTTTATTATGTGGACATCCAATTTGGGCATCTGGATTGGGTCAATGTGGTAAAAGGAACGCTTCTTTATTACCCCAATTTATTGCTGATTGTGGTATCGACCATTTGTGCTTCGGCATTCTTTACGCGTTCCGTCACAGCTGGCGGTGTATCGCTTTTGATCAACCTTATTCTATTTACCGTTCCTTCATTTTATGAGGATACATTAGGGAAGTTTGCGCCTAAAGGCGTGACAAGTGCGGCCGAGGAGATGATTCATAGAGGGACTTATTCGGATCAGGCGCTTACAAGCTTGCTAGGTGTATCGGTATTGATCAGTTTCTTTTTTCTCATCGGATGGTTTCTTTTTAGAAAACAAGAATTATAG
- a CDS encoding RidA family protein, whose protein sequence is MKTSRNPEAIHPPVAPYTHQIETTGPQRWLTLSGQVGMEADGTIPESSLEQLELALENVKRNVEAADMAVEDITKLVFYLVGEFDAESRKRIMGQFLGDHLPCMTMIYVVALASPALKVEVDTWACQEI, encoded by the coding sequence ATGAAAACATCACGTAATCCGGAGGCCATTCACCCGCCAGTTGCACCCTACACTCATCAAATAGAAACAACAGGACCACAGCGGTGGTTAACCCTATCAGGTCAAGTGGGGATGGAGGCTGATGGAACCATCCCAGAGAGTTCGTTGGAGCAGCTCGAATTAGCATTAGAAAATGTGAAACGAAACGTAGAAGCGGCAGACATGGCGGTAGAGGACATCACGAAACTAGTATTTTATCTCGTAGGAGAGTTCGATGCGGAGAGCAGAAAACGAATCATGGGGCAGTTTTTAGGTGATCATCTGCCTTGTATGACGATGATTTATGTGGTGGCATTGGCTTCACCTGCTCTTAAGGTAGAGGTGGATACTTGGGCGTGTCAGGAGATTTAA
- a CDS encoding DUF418 domain-containing protein, with protein sequence MKGSRVELIDSLRGFSLLGILIVNMLIFQYDYDFEKMFDSSFWGQEFGVYVTEILFQGSFYPIFSFLFGYSFIKLIESTKAKGLNTNAIVVRRGFGLIVLGMLHYIFIWNGDILLYYGACMLFLMMFMSSRIKTMLIWSGVLGALSLVVLPYLMTFVYGNDDLLTDVYAKGAYGDILLSRITIEDDMMIVTIIMAIVTITLMPILGFLFGTIMVGPFALLGMAIGKKGHLTEVDRGMAYRKGWVGMIIIGLALKCATFIDAPWSEMVMTLGAYVLTIGYIQAFIVFYYSKAAQGLKRLLAGLGRLSLSNYLAQSIICTTIFYSYGLGLFGQMGSMFGLLLAVGLYTAQLFISYLYLKKWRRGPVEWMMGKWVYWRKILLGKAA encoded by the coding sequence TTGAAGGGGTCTAGGGTTGAGTTAATTGATAGTTTGCGTGGTTTTAGTTTATTAGGTATTTTGATCGTGAATATGCTTATTTTTCAATATGATTATGATTTTGAGAAAATGTTTGATTCGAGTTTTTGGGGGCAGGAATTTGGCGTTTATGTAACGGAAATTTTGTTCCAGGGGTCGTTTTATCCGATTTTCTCCTTTTTGTTTGGATATTCTTTTATCAAGCTGATTGAATCTACGAAAGCTAAGGGACTCAATACGAATGCCATTGTCGTCCGCCGAGGTTTTGGTCTGATTGTGCTTGGAATGCTGCATTACATCTTTATTTGGAATGGTGACATTCTTCTTTATTATGGAGCTTGTATGCTTTTCTTGATGATGTTTATGAGCAGCCGGATCAAAACAATGCTGATTTGGTCGGGTGTGTTAGGTGCATTGTCATTGGTGGTTTTGCCATATCTGATGACCTTTGTTTATGGAAATGATGATTTGTTAACTGATGTGTATGCGAAGGGTGCATACGGTGATATTTTATTGAGCCGGATTACGATTGAAGACGATATGATGATTGTGACCATTATTATGGCGATCGTGACCATTACGCTGATGCCAATCCTAGGTTTTCTATTCGGTACGATCATGGTGGGTCCATTTGCACTGCTTGGCATGGCTATTGGGAAAAAAGGTCATTTGACAGAAGTAGATCGAGGCATGGCTTATCGTAAAGGCTGGGTTGGGATGATTATCATCGGGCTCGCCTTAAAATGTGCGACGTTCATTGATGCTCCTTGGAGTGAAATGGTGATGACGTTAGGTGCCTATGTTCTGACGATCGGTTATATTCAAGCCTTTATTGTTTTTTACTATTCAAAGGCTGCTCAAGGGTTGAAACGTCTGCTTGCAGGGCTTGGCCGTTTGTCCCTTTCAAATTATTTGGCGCAGTCGATCATTTGTACAACGATTTTCTATTCTTATGGACTTGGTCTATTTGGACAAATGGGATCAATGTTTGGACTGCTGCTCGCTGTCGGACTGTATACAGCACAGCTGTTCATCAGCTATCTCTATTTGAAAAAATGGAGAAGAGGTCCGGTGGAGTGGATGATGGGAAAATGGGTGTATTGGAGAAAAATTTTGTTGGGGAAGGCCGCATAG
- a CDS encoding GntR family transcriptional regulator, with amino-acid sequence MQITISNHSKEPIYEQITNQIKSMILTGELAEGAALPSIRKLAKDLQISVITTKRAYEELEKAGFIYSIVGKGSFVAEQNLEVMREKKLKVIEEQLGAVVTNGKELGLSFDELQQLLKFLYEE; translated from the coding sequence ATGCAAATTACGATTTCAAACCACTCTAAGGAGCCCATCTATGAGCAAATTACGAATCAAATTAAATCGATGATTTTAACGGGTGAGCTGGCGGAAGGCGCGGCACTACCGTCTATTCGAAAGCTGGCGAAGGATTTGCAAATCAGCGTCATCACAACAAAGCGGGCATATGAAGAGTTAGAGAAGGCAGGATTTATTTATTCGATTGTCGGTAAGGGATCATTTGTTGCCGAGCAAAACCTAGAGGTCATGAGAGAGAAGAAATTGAAGGTGATTGAGGAACAGCTTGGAGCAGTTGTTACAAACGGCAAGGAATTAGGCTTATCTTTTGATGAATTGCAGCAGTTATTAAAGTTCTTGTATGAGGAGTGA
- a CDS encoding ABC transporter ATP-binding protein has protein sequence MEHVIEFKGVSKRFKDFSVQNLDLQVKKGFVTGFIGENGAGKSTTIKMIMNLLKPDSGEIKIFGLDYRTHEKEIKERIGFVYDANVFFPGLNLKDIKRIVAPAYKRWDDQLFYQYIEQFGLPLNKAIKTFSKGMQMKASLAIALSHHAELIIMDEPTAGLDPVFRRELLGTLQELMIDGNRTIFFSTHMTTDLDRIADYIAFIQNGRLVFQQSIHEVAENYALVKGSLDLLDRDTEKAFIHIQRTAAGFEALTDRIDEVKLIFGDAVVIEPASLEDIMFYLKGGVAHVSFN, from the coding sequence GTGGAGCACGTGATTGAATTCAAAGGAGTATCAAAACGATTCAAGGACTTTTCTGTTCAGAATCTTGATTTACAGGTCAAAAAAGGCTTTGTTACAGGGTTTATTGGAGAAAATGGCGCTGGTAAGTCGACTACGATTAAAATGATTATGAATTTATTAAAACCAGATTCGGGTGAGATTAAAATCTTCGGATTAGATTACCGCACCCATGAAAAAGAGATTAAGGAACGAATCGGCTTTGTTTACGATGCTAACGTTTTTTTCCCAGGATTGAATTTAAAGGACATTAAACGAATTGTGGCACCTGCCTATAAACGCTGGGATGACCAGCTTTTTTATCAATATATTGAACAGTTTGGTCTGCCGTTGAATAAAGCGATCAAAACATTTTCAAAAGGGATGCAGATGAAGGCGTCACTTGCGATTGCGCTGTCGCATCATGCCGAGCTGATTATCATGGATGAACCAACTGCTGGGTTGGATCCGGTCTTTAGAAGAGAGCTGCTCGGCACGTTACAAGAATTGATGATTGATGGAAATCGAACGATCTTTTTCTCGACGCATATGACGACTGATTTAGATCGCATTGCGGATTATATTGCGTTTATACAAAATGGAAGATTGGTCTTTCAACAGTCGATTCATGAGGTGGCGGAGAATTATGCGCTGGTGAAGGGGAGCCTGGATTTATTGGATCGAGACACAGAAAAGGCGTTTATCCATATTCAGCGTACGGCAGCCGGATTTGAAGCATTAACAGATCGGATTGATGAGGTGAAACTTATTTTTGGGGATGCTGTTGTGATTGAACCGGCGTCGCTTGAGGATATCATGTTTTATTTGAAAGGCGGGGTTGCGCATGTATCATTTAATTAA
- a CDS encoding ABC-2 transporter permease — protein MYHLIKRDVILQKKQLLIFIPFILFFIFMDVHPVLTFLVASVFIPFNTYAYDEKAETNILLNSLPYTRNEIIASRYLGAVFYMVIAIGLTSVALFSFGKLFSMTDIALGSGLFLLFAACTFPLFYILKPGYITTAVLIGFILLSAMGPPVVLYLAEQFSGVTDFMMNLSIPILYTGSTVLIMLIYLLSWGLSTAIYQRKVF, from the coding sequence ATGTATCATTTAATTAAGCGTGATGTGATTTTGCAAAAGAAGCAGTTACTTATTTTTATTCCGTTTATCTTATTTTTTATTTTCATGGATGTCCATCCAGTATTGACGTTTCTAGTCGCTAGTGTCTTCATTCCATTTAACACATACGCTTATGATGAGAAGGCAGAAACGAATATTCTATTAAATTCTTTGCCTTATACACGGAATGAAATTATTGCATCTCGTTATCTTGGTGCCGTTTTTTATATGGTCATTGCGATCGGGCTGACAAGTGTTGCTTTATTTAGTTTTGGGAAGCTGTTTTCGATGACGGATATTGCTCTTGGCAGCGGGTTGTTTTTATTGTTCGCGGCGTGTACGTTTCCATTGTTTTATATCTTAAAGCCTGGTTATATCACAACGGCAGTGCTCATTGGCTTTATCCTATTATCTGCTATGGGACCGCCAGTTGTTCTCTATTTAGCAGAGCAATTCAGTGGGGTCACTGATTTTATGATGAATTTATCGATCCCTATTTTATATACGGGATCAACTGTGCTGATTATGCTCATCTACTTGCTGTCTTGGGGACTTTCTACTGCGATTTACCAGAGGAAAGTGTTCTAA
- a CDS encoding helix-turn-helix transcriptional regulator — protein sequence MEIKNRIKVLRAERDWTQKDLAEKLGVTRQTVAAIENGKYSLSLKLAFQIARTFEVDLYDVFQEVDKEEPQ from the coding sequence ATGGAGATTAAAAATCGAATTAAGGTATTACGGGCAGAAAGAGACTGGACACAAAAGGATTTGGCAGAGAAGTTAGGTGTGACTCGTCAAACTGTGGCAGCGATTGAAAATGGTAAATATTCTTTGTCTTTAAAATTAGCCTTTCAAATTGCTAGGACATTTGAAGTTGATTTGTATGACGTATTTCAAGAGGTCGACAAGGAGGAACCACAATGA
- a CDS encoding alpha/beta fold hydrolase — MKKILRIMLISIGTIITVMVVFLATVYFVNLISNEREKGKIEAYGQKVLVDGKQMNVLIQGDGKETIVLLPGYGTASPVLDFKPLVDELSPYYRVVVIEPFGYGLSDDTDKVRTSQNIVDEIHECLQKLNIKKYTLMGHSISGIYGLEYVNQYEKEVQAFVGIDSSVPKQEDADELPVSSLQLLHQSGFYRLIVKMNPDQLLMPKVDDQTKDQIKMLTFQNFLNESQASEAENFRNNFKNAQRLHLPKNLPVVFYLADQTEEETPSWKPMHEDLLKNVDRGKVVTFKGGHYLHHTKSKEIAADFREFLSNIESHR, encoded by the coding sequence ATGAAAAAAATATTGAGAATCATGCTGATCTCCATAGGCACCATTATCACGGTCATGGTTGTTTTTCTAGCTACTGTTTATTTTGTAAACCTCATTAGTAATGAACGGGAGAAGGGGAAAATAGAAGCTTATGGGCAAAAGGTCTTGGTGGATGGGAAGCAAATGAATGTGCTCATTCAAGGCGATGGGAAAGAAACGATTGTACTTCTCCCAGGCTATGGAACTGCTTCACCAGTGCTAGATTTCAAGCCTCTAGTAGATGAATTATCACCTTATTATAGAGTCGTAGTGATTGAACCATTTGGATATGGTTTAAGTGACGATACAGATAAAGTACGGACAAGTCAAAACATTGTAGATGAGATTCATGAATGTTTGCAGAAGCTTAACATTAAAAAGTATACGTTGATGGGTCATTCGATCTCTGGCATTTATGGATTAGAATATGTGAATCAATATGAAAAAGAAGTCCAAGCGTTTGTTGGAATTGACAGCAGTGTTCCTAAGCAGGAGGATGCAGATGAATTGCCAGTCTCCAGCTTACAGCTGCTTCATCAATCCGGCTTTTACAGATTGATAGTGAAAATGAATCCAGATCAACTGTTGATGCCTAAAGTGGATGATCAAACGAAAGATCAGATCAAAATGCTGACCTTTCAAAATTTCTTGAATGAAAGCCAAGCTAGTGAGGCAGAAAACTTTAGAAACAATTTTAAAAACGCTCAACGATTACATTTGCCTAAGAATCTCCCCGTTGTTTTCTATCTAGCGGATCAAACGGAGGAAGAAACACCAAGCTGGAAACCAATGCATGAAGATCTACTGAAAAATGTAGATCGCGGAAAAGTAGTTACTTTCAAAGGCGGCCATTATTTGCATCATACGAAATCGAAGGAAATCGCAGCTGATTTTAGAGAATTTTTATCTAACATCGAGAGTCACCGTTAG